In Deltaproteobacteria bacterium, the genomic window GCGCGGCGTGTGCGGCGGGTCGCCGTCGGCGATCTCCGGCAGGTGGCCGACGCCGGCGTCGTCCAGATGAGCGAGTAGCGGGTCGAGAAAGCGAGCGCGCGCCTCGGCCTTCGCGCGAGCGCCGCCGCCTCGGACGCGAAGGGGCATAGGAATCACGCTAGGGCCCAAAAGTTTACGGAACCCACCTAATCAGACGTGACCCCACCACCTCCGGCCGCCCCCGCCCGATCGCGACTCCTATCCGGAGCGGCATATGCGGCGTACTGCGCCCGCTGGGTGGCGAAAAACCTCGTGGCAGCGGACCTGGCCAGCCGCTGCGAGGTACAACTCGCCTACGCCATCGGGGTGGCGCCCGATCAGCGTTGCGCTCGAGTGCTTTGGCACCGAGACCGTGCCGGTGGAGCAGATCGAAATGGCGATCGCGACGGTCTTCGACCTCCGGCCGGCGGCTATAATCACGCAGCTAAACCTGCGCCGGCCCATTTACCAGCAGACCGCCGCCTACGGCCATTTCGGCCGCGCCGACCTCGATCTGCCGTGGGAACACATCGACAAGGTTGCGGCCCTGAAGAAGGCCGTCGAGCGAGCGATGTAACGGGTCCTCGCCGGTGGAAACCATCAGATTCGGCAGGACCGCCTACCTCGTGGAGCAGGTCAAGGAATCCGACGCTTCCCTCCTCGCCGTCCGCTTCGTCCTGCACGGGCCGCGTGGGCGCCGCTACCTGCTCGTCCCCGATACCCGTCGCCCCGACCGTCTTGTCGCCATCGCGCCGATGACGCACTTCTCCCGGTTTCGGCCCACACCGTTTGGCGGTGTGTGGTTCGCGGCCGAGAAGAAGCTGATGATCGCCCCTCCCGACGCGTGACAGACGAAGCCTGGCAACGCCTCATTCGGCTCATCGACGGGGTGCACGCTGACTACCTGGCCGGTTTGGTCGCACTGCGGAAGCGTGTCGTGGACGACGTTCGACGCAAGCTGCGCGACGGCGAGACTCTCGACGACCCACCTCGGGGTGCCAGGTCGAAACCGACTCCGACGAAGAAGCGAGGATAAGATGCTTCCGGCGACGATCCTCTTGGCCCAGCTTCAATGCGCTCCCAGCGCGAGCGGCAGCGTTGACTGCTGGGACGCAGCGAAGGGCGGAGCGCCCGTCCTGAAGATCGAGCCGAACCTCTTCGGCGGCTTCGACCTACGCCAGAGCGACGGGAAGCTCGTGCGGTGTGAGCGGAAGGCGAGCGGCGCGACGGAGTGTCGCGTCGTGCAGGAGGGGCGCGAGAAGTAGGCGCCGGCCGCTTCGTCCTCCCCCCGACCATCGGACCCGGCGCCCATCGCGTCCTAGAGGGCTCCCTGGTGCCAACTAGGGGGGCGACCCTGGCGCCGTCCGTGACGCTCCCTATCTCGTTCCCGTCCTCGACGGCTTCACCAAAAGCCCTTCGGCGGGCGGCATCGGTCAAGCCCCATAGATCGGGCACTTCGGCGCCGGCCTGACCGACCTTCAGGGCCGCGCCAGAACCACTCGTTTCTTGGAACACCGGGACGACACCAAGTGAGTGGCGCGAGAAGCGCGCACCCGTCAGGTGACCTCTACCCCAGCGCCTCGAGCAGCGCCTTCGCCTCGATGAGGTCGTGCGTGTCGAAGCCCTCGGTGAACGAGGTGTAGATCGGTGCGAGCAGCGCGCGCGCCTCGGCAGCGCGGCCGTTCCGACAGAGCCAGCGGCCGAAGCATGTGGCGACGCGCAGCTCGTACGCCTTCGCACCTTGCCGGTTTGCCATCGCGAGCGCGTCCCCGAACGTCGCCTCGATCTCGGCCGGGTCGGCGCCCCTGAGCGCGAGCAGCTCGCCACGGCGGCGGAGAGTGTCCGCACGCCAGACGTCCTCGCCGGGCATGGCACCCTCGGCCTCCGTCAGCGCGGCGAGCGCGTCTCCTACCTGTCCCGCCCGCGCGTGCGCGTCCGCGAGAAGGCCGAGGTAGTGTTCGAGGAGAAGGCGCGCCTTCGCCGCCACCATGCGGCCGAGGCCCTCGCGCACCGCGGCGACTCCTTCATCCGGCTGCCCTTCCTCGGCCAGCGCCCAACCGCGGATCATCATGGCCTCGGCCACCAAGCTGGGCTGCTCGCTGCCTTTCGCTATAGCCCGCGTAGCATGTTCGAGCGCAGCCGCGGGTTCCCGAAGTAGCGTGTGCAGTAACGCTGCCGCTCGCTCGGCAAACGGCCGGCCGGTTACCCCCGGCGCCCGCTCCGCCAGCTCCAGGCCCTTCCGAGCGTGCGCCCGGGCCTGGTCGGCGAGTCCCAGGTGCCATGCCAGAATGGCTCCGTTGCAGAGGGTTACGAGCCGTGGATCGAGCCGTGGATCGAACGGCACCAGGGAGGCAGTCGCCTCGTCGCAAAGCGCGAGCGCGCGAGCCAGATGTGCCGCGGCGCCCGTGAGGTCACCCGCGTGGTGCCGCGTCACAAACTGCGCGAAGTGCGCCCACGCCTCCAACGGCTGGAGCGCCGCGCGCTCAGCCGCGGCGAGCACTTGCTCCGCGAGCGGCCAGGCGGCCGCAGGGCCCTCGCTCGTGAGGGCCGGTCCCCAGAGACCCATCAGCAGAAAGACTCCTTGCGTCGAGTCCGTGACCCGCTCGCCGAGCACCCGCGCCCGCTCCCAGGCCGCCGCTGTCTCGGGCGCCGCGAACTTGGTCATCGCGAGTGCTTGCCCGAGTAGGAGCTGTAGCCGGAACTCCCTCTCGTCGCGCTGGGACCCGTCTGGCAGCGTCGCGAGCACGTCGAGACCGCGTCGCACATGCTGCTCCGCCTCTCTCAGCGCCCCACGGTCGAGCGTCCGCGTCCCTGCCCGTTGCCACTCCTCTGCCGCGCGCTCCGCCTCTCCCGCCTCGGTATAGTGATGCGCCAGCAGCTCGGGCTGCTCTTCGGCGATCTCCGCGAACCGTTCCGTCAGCGCCTTTGCCGCCAGCCCGTGCAGCTGGCGCCGCCGGGTCTTGAGAAGCGATGCGTACGCCGTCTCCTGAACAAGGGTGTGCTTGAAGATAAAGGTCGCGTCCGGGGGAACCCCTCGGGCGTAAAGCAGCTTCGCGTCCACCAGCTTCTCGAGCGCGTCCTCGAGGTTGTCCGCGGGCACCGGGTGCACCGCGCGCAGCAGCCCGAAGCTAAACTCCCGGCCGAGCACGGCGCCGACTTGTGCCACCTGCTTGGCGATCCCCAGGCGATCGAGCCGCGCCATCAGCGAGTCCGCGAGCGTGGCCGGGATCCCTCTGAGCCCCTGGGCACCCGCCTCCACCGCGGCCTTCGTAAGCTCCTCGACGAAGAGGGGCACGCCGTCGGTGCGAGCAACCACGGCGTTGACCACCTCCGCCGGGAGTGCCGCCGGCGCCGCCACGTTCGCCACCACCTCCCGCACATGCCGGCGCGGGAGGCGATTCAGGGTGAGTTGGGTGTGATGGGCCCGCAGTGCCCACGGTGCCTTGAACTCCAGCCGCGCCGTGTAGAGAAGGAGCAACGGCGCCGTCGTCGCCTGCTCGACGAGGAACCGCTGGAGCTCGAGGGTCGAGGGGTCTACCCACTGCAGGTCTTCGAGCAGGATTACCATTAGCTGGAGGCGTGCTGCGCCGAAGACCCAGCTCGCGAGCGTCGCCAGCAGCCGCTTCCGCGCGACCTCGGGGACCGCAAGCACCGGCGGGTAGCCCGTCGGGATCGGCAGGTCGAGCAGCGGGGCCACAAGCGGGAGCGCCTCGGGGAGACTTAGCCCCGCGGCCTCGAGCGCCCGCTCCAGTGCTGCCACCCGGTCCTCGGGAGAGTCGTCGGCCCTGGCGCCGGAGAGGAAGATCTGCCCGAGCAGTCCGATCACGGCGTAGAAGGGTGTGTTCGCGAAGTACAGCGCCCCGCCCGACTCGAGCCATATGTGTGGCACCCCGGCGAGATCCTCGTGCAGCACCTGCGCCAAGCGCGACTTGCCGATTCCCGGCTCGCCGACAATCATCACCACCTGGCCCTTGCCCTCGCGTGCTTGCTCGAAGCGCTCGCGTAGGAGTCGGCGCTCGTGCTCGCGGCCAACGAAGGGCGTTAGCCCCCGCGCCGCCGCGGCGGCGAGCCGGCTCCGCACGCCGCTCGCCTGCACGACGCGGTACACGGCCACGGGCGTCCGCACCCCCTTCAGCGCCGGTGCTCCCTTGGCCTCGACGATGAACCGGCCCGCGACCAGGCGATGGGTCGTCTCGGTAATGAGCACCGTGTTCGGCTCGGCGAGCGTCTGCACCCGCGCGGCCACGTTCGGCGTGTCGCCGAACACCTCTGCCCCCGCCGCCGCGCCCTCGCCGATGACGACCGGCCCCGTATGCATCCCGATCCGCACCGCCAACTGCACACCATGGATCGGCTCGAGCCGGTGGTTCAGCTCGGCCACTGTGTCGAGGAGGGCGAGCCCCGCACGCACGGCGCGCTCAGGGTCGTCCTCGTGGGCCTGGGGGTAGCTAAAGTAGGCGAGCAGACCGTCACCCAGGTACTTGGCGACGTGGCCGCCGAAACGGGTGATCGTCTCGGCGGCAGCGTGCTGGTAGCGGGTCATCACCTCGCGCCAATCCTCGGGGTCGAGTTGACCGGCGAGGGCGGTTGAGCCGACGAGGTCGCAGAACAGAACGGTGAGCTGCCGACGCTCGCCCTCTGCCGCCGCCCCGCTGAGCGCGGCGCCGCACGCACCGCAGAACTTCTCTTCCGGGTTGTTGCGGGTGCCGCACGAGGAGCACGCCTGGCCGAGGTGGCCGCCGCAGGCCGCGCAGTAGCGGCGGTCCGAGCGGTTCCGATGACCGCACGACGGACAGCGGATTTCCGGCTGCGCGTCCATAACCTGGTCGCGCCGGCGGGCGCGAGATGCGCGAGGTTGTGCTTCACGGATGGCAGGTCTGTCAACGGCGGACGGCGCCTCGTAGACGACCGGACTCGCTACCCCTCACGCGCACGGACAACCAATGTGCAACCCTCGATGGCGCTCGAGATACCGACGGCGGACCGCAACGAACCCTGGTCGGGCAGCCTCCGACAGGTTGAGCACGACTTCCATAGATCACCGTCGAGGCGGCTGACCTCCCCGACGATGTGCTCGCGCTCCTCGATCACCACCTCCTCGACCTCGCCGGCACCTACGGCGATCTGAGCGCGGGCGACCCGATCCAGTACGACGAGCTACGCATCGAGCACGACTGGGGCGACGTGGAGATCGTCGTCTACAACCGCGCCATCCTGCTGTTCATGACCGACAGCGAGCCCCTGAGGCGGATTCACCGAGTGTGCTGCCGGCTCGATGACCTTGCTGCGTCTTGAGACATATCGCCCGCAGGCGGCATCAGCCGGCGCGCGGGATTGACCAGGACGAGGCCCGCCATGGCGACGGCGGCGAAGATCGCGCCCGCGAGGAACGTGGCCGAGGGGCCGAGGCGGCTCCAGAGCAGGCCGGCGACGACGCTCGCCAGCAGCAAGACGACGCCCGTCGTGAGATTGAACACGCCGAAGGCGGTGCCGCGCAGGTCGGATGGCGCGCCCGCCGCGACCGGCCGTCGAGGATGCCCCTTGGCTGCCCTCCAGGCCGCGCAGGAGTCGCGCGCCGCCCTTCCTGGTGCGGCCGGCCTTATATGGACCCCGGCTGGGAGGGCGTTCGGGGCACTGGTTCGCGCTTCCCGAAAGGGCTTCACCGTCACCAGATTGCCGCTCGCGGTTCCCCGCGGCGGGCCAAGGCGACGTAGCCGAGCGGACCCGCGACGCCTCGGCAGATGGCACCGCGCTTGCTCCGACCCCGCAGCCCCATGTCGGGCCGCGATCCCTCGGTGGAGGAATGTCGATGAAGAAGACTGCGGCGGCCTTGCTATTCACCACGCTGCTCACGTCGCTTGCTGTGTCGCAAGCCGACGCTGGGCTGCGCCGGCGCTGCCGCCGCCTGTGCCGTCCCGAAATCACTCGCTGCGCGGCAGCCGGGTTCACCTGGTATTCGTGTACCCAGGTACTCCGAGCAGACTGTATGGCTCGGGGTGGTAGCTACTGCCTCTTCGTCCCGCCCACGACGACGACTACGACCGTCACGACGATTCCTGTACCTACGACAACCACAACGACCCTCCCCTCTAACCCGTTCGCCGTCTACGACGGGACGTGGGGCTACGCTGTGTCCTACGTGACTTACTCCGGCTGCTACACCAACTACCCGACCAACTTGAGCGGCACTCTCGTCCTGAGCGTCAGCCCGACAGGCGCGATCACAGGAACAGTTGACTCCGTGTCGATCAGCGGCTCGTTCACTAGCGCGTCGAGCGCATCCGTGTCCTCGCCAGCCTATCCCGATGTCCACGGCTGCTACACCACATTCGACGCCAACACGTCGGGATGGACGCCGAGCAGCGGCACCATCGATGTCTACCTGTACCAGTCGTGTTCGCCGGGCGTGGTCTGCGAAGACCTCTACTCCGGCGCCATCGCGCGATAGCCGCTCCGCGCCGACTGCTAAACTGGCCGGCAGCACGGCGGCGAGTCATCTCCGAGACGGCCGGTAGCCGTTGAACCTCAGCACCATCAAGGGCCGCGTCGCCGAGCTACCGCGTCGCCCGGCTCGGCCGCGAGAGCGACGTGCAACGACTGCTCAAGGAAGGCGAGGACGACTTCTCGCCTGACTTCCTCATCTGGAAGCCGGTCGAGGGAACACCCGGCGCCTTCTGGCTGTTTAACGTCGAGGTGAAGTACCGCTCCGACCAAGACGACTTCTTCCGGTTCGGCGGCGCC contains:
- a CDS encoding adenylate cyclase; this encodes MDAQPEIRCPSCGHRNRSDRRYCAACGGHLGQACSSCGTRNNPEEKFCGACGAALSGAAAEGERRQLTVLFCDLVGSTALAGQLDPEDWREVMTRYQHAAAETITRFGGHVAKYLGDGLLAYFSYPQAHEDDPERAVRAGLALLDTVAELNHRLEPIHGVQLAVRIGMHTGPVVIGEGAAAGAEVFGDTPNVAARVQTLAEPNTVLITETTHRLVAGRFIVEAKGAPALKGVRTPVAVYRVVQASGVRSRLAAAAARGLTPFVGREHERRLLRERFEQAREGKGQVVMIVGEPGIGKSRLAQVLHEDLAGVPHIWLESGGALYFANTPFYAVIGLLGQIFLSGARADDSPEDRVAALERALEAAGLSLPEALPLVAPLLDLPIPTGYPPVLAVPEVARKRLLATLASWVFGAARLQLMVILLEDLQWVDPSTLELQRFLVEQATTAPLLLLYTARLEFKAPWALRAHHTQLTLNRLPRRHVREVVANVAAPAALPAEVVNAVVARTDGVPLFVEELTKAAVEAGAQGLRGIPATLADSLMARLDRLGIAKQVAQVGAVLGREFSFGLLRAVHPVPADNLEDALEKLVDAKLLYARGVPPDATFIFKHTLVQETAYASLLKTRRRQLHGLAAKALTERFAEIAEEQPELLAHHYTEAGEAERAAEEWQRAGTRTLDRGALREAEQHVRRGLDVLATLPDGSQRDEREFRLQLLLGQALAMTKFAAPETAAAWERARVLGERVTDSTQGVFLLMGLWGPALTSEGPAAAWPLAEQVLAAAERAALQPLEAWAHFAQFVTRHHAGDLTGAAAHLARALALCDEATASLVPFDPRLDPRLVTLCNGAILAWHLGLADQARAHARKGLELAERAPGVTGRPFAERAAALLHTLLREPAAALEHATRAIAKGSEQPSLVAEAMMIRGWALAEEGQPDEGVAAVREGLGRMVAAKARLLLEHYLGLLADAHARAGQVGDALAALTEAEGAMPGEDVWRADTLRRRGELLALRGADPAEIEATFGDALAMANRQGAKAYELRVATCFGRWLCRNGRAAEARALLAPIYTSFTEGFDTHDLIEAKALLEALG
- a CDS encoding MFS transporter, whose protein sequence is MTVKPFREARTSAPNALPAGVHIRPAAPGRAARDSCAAWRAAKGHPRRPVAAGAPSDLRGTAFGVFNLTTGVVLLLASVVAGLLWSRLGPSATFLAGAIFAAVAMAGLVLVNPARRLMPPAGDMSQDAARSSSRQHTR